CCGCCATATATTGTCGCTGAAGTTCAAAGTGAAGCTGCATTTGCTGATTATAATTCTGAATGTTATGCGATTGTTGTTGTGGCGTAAACTCCGCGTGGTTGGGAAACTCAGGTCTTTGCATATTAGGCTGACCCTTGTATTGTTGAAAACTTGGGTGGTTGATAGGAGACCCCAACCCCCCTTCCGATGATTCAGTCTTCAAGTATGGCATCCGTGAATCTTGATGGCGAATTGTTTGATTCTGCAATGACGATTGACCCTGGTTGGAATTATTCTGATTAGGAAAAATGTAATTCGAAGTGTGCAATTTTTGATCCATATGATTAATTGTTTCgtatatattctttaacTAACTGTTAAACATGCAATAGCCCTATTTAATGACTCAATTTATAATGACACCGATGATTATTATGcaaaaacttgaaaaatcCCTCTAGTGCTCAGGTATGGATACCTCTATCTATACCGCTAAGGGAAATGCAAAAAATACCTAGAATTTGAAAACGAAAtaaaaaaaacaaaatttcGAATGATGAACCTAAATATATTGACAATCACTTTGGAATGTGCCACCTCTTTTTTCTATAGCTCAAAATACCAGGGAATTAGTAATGTTGAATACTAATAGTGGATCTTAACATTAGAAGAGGAGAAAAAATTTATGAGAACTGgatcaaaaaaatttgtGAGAAGTGTACGTGCGACGGCACTACCTTAGCCACCCTGGAATGTTCATCTTGATAGACGATATGTTTCTCTAGTCACTATTGGGTATTTACATCGTCTGTTTACAAATGCTAACCGTTAATTGTGTTTGCATACCTCTCTTGTaagattttcttgaaaaatagGTTAGCAATAGTAAATCGAGAGCAACATACGCTACAAGTTAAGCTGGCATCATTTCTTATACATTTAGAAGATGCAAAAAACTCCAGGAAACGACCCAATGATTTATACATCTATCGTATTCTACGTAAGAGTATGTGGGCAGTAGCACCGGACGTTATTTATGGGTGCGGAGCATGGTGGTCGCAAGGGCCTAATTAGCCATCGCAAAGCACTAAACCCAGTGAGTTAGTATCCTTGTGGGTTATGTCATCCCTACAATGGATACTAGGAGTCCGTTAGAATGTTGCATTTTGCTTGTATTGTTGGACTGATTCCGTCCCATCTGgattttatcattattcacGTCATGTGATTTTGAAGTGCGGCTTgtgatttttttttttttagaaTGAAGCTCATCTGAAGAATTTAGTACCTCTTAGGGTAAAATATTTTACCATCAGTatacaaataaatagaGATGGCAGTATTAAACTCGAACCCAGAGATTCTCTTGCGTAAgagaaagaataatgatagaAAGAGGTTAGAGAAGCAAGAACAAGCTAGACAAAGACAGCTtgaacaaaagaagaaaaatgatcAACGTTCTAAAAAATTCGTTAGAGCTGAAACGTTAGTTTCTAACTACaaatcaaatgaattggaaaacAAAAGAATCAAGCATATAACCAAGTTTGAAAAACAGCTGCAAGCGGATAAAATAAGCCAAGCTAAGGAAGATGATGAGTCtgccaaattattattcattattagaattcCAGATCATACAAAGGGATTAAAGGTTCCATCGAAAGCTCGTAAGGTCTTACACTTATTACGTTTAAATAGACCAAACACTGGGGTATTTGTGAAATTAACTCCTGCTACTGTTcctttattaaaattgatttcacCATACATTGTTGCTGGAAAACCATCTTTGAATTCTATCCgtaaattatttcaaaagagAGCATGTATTTCTGTtatagatgaagaaacgAAAGAACCACGTATCACTAAGTTGGACAATAATGGTGTTGTTGAAGATAAGTTTGGTGATGACTTAGGATGTATTTgtattgaagatttgataCACGAACTTGCCACTTTAGGCGAACATTTTAAAACCGTCAGTAACTGGATTTTGCCTTTTAAATTGAATGCTCCTGTTAGTGGTTGGGGTCCTCAAGCTAAATTAGCCAAATTACAATATTCAAATGAacatcaaagaaaaattagttTGGCTGGTGATGCTAAACTAAATGAGATCgatattgatcaatttattgatgaacaaaattaattgCATATCTTCTATACtttctttatatatatatatatatatatgcatATGCGTATATGTGTGTATATTCTATCTTATATATCTTTTAACTAGTGTAATTCAACATAGCTAATTTTCgtaacaattttttttttttcattctcttAGTGTTCCAGCTCCCCATTACGTCTGTATTAGTTTCCTCGATTGGGCTTACTGCTCTTAGCGACCTCTCCCCTGGTACACCGCCCTACATTAACCTCCCTGGTGGTATAAGTAAGTTACATTTATTGGTCGTGTGggattcaattttgaatgattGATTTTCATCCTTTTGAAAGTTTTAGATTCCcaggaagaagaagtcgCATTTTTAAGTGGGAGATTTATAGATTTTGTAATGTTTTCAGTGTAACTATAATACTAAATCTCTGTTAAATGGGACAAAATTTTCTCTCATTTAACTATATTTCtactatataatttaataccTGAACAAGAATCTTGAGATTTTTCCCACTTAAGAAATCGAAAATAACGCGTACAAAAAAGCACTGATGAAGCCAAATCAAATATCTGAATAGTATCAACAAGACAGTCTACAATGGCATCGAAATCTTCATATTCTACATATCAGGAAATAAAGTCACCCACTGATCATACCTACaaacttcttcaacttACACCTGATCTTTTAGACTATATCAAGTCTAATGAGCATGGTGAATTACTTTTAAAGTCACCGCCAATTCTGAAAAATCACATAGTCTTAGTAACGGATAATAAAACATGGAAAATGAGACAAATGAATCATTCTAATAGTGTCCTTTTGTTAAATaatatgaagataaataaattgaataaaaccTTAGAACATATTATACCAGTTGAGGAACCTACTAATCAACTATTGGGGATTGCAAATCTCGCATACGAATATGAACTTTCTAAAATTCCAGGCTATATAGAAATAGGCAATTTACCTACCTATGATGgtaattttgaagttgCGAATGAAATTGACTCCAGTCGTAACGTTGAAGCTTTAATGAACGACTCTCCAATCTCCAGGGAAGAGTTCTACAAGGAATGGTATACCTTGTGTGGGTGTGAGATTGAAGGAAAAGCAGTTATACTATCCAAAGAATTCATAACCGACGGCTTGCAATTATTAATTCCCATATTAATTACTAAGGATATAGATTATAAAAGTGATGCCTTTAACATAAACATATCTGATATTTCCAAAGAGATGCGCCAGCAAAACAGGCTATACACTCAAGAGGTAACTATTACAATTCTTCACAAGTTCTGCATTAAACATCATGAATCTAGTATGTTCAAGCTAAATAATCTTGCAGTGGCTAAATGGTTTGGAATTCAAACACTATTTAGTACGAATGCCAACCTTATTTCCCCTAAGGATTTCTTATTAAAATGGAAGTCATCTTTTCCTCCATTCTACAATGTCCCAATAGATCTATCCCAAATGAGAGGTTATTATTGCCGTCCACTCAATGAACAGATTCAATTCTTAAACCCGTCAACTTTAACACCTGGTGATATGAGTATCAGGGTTAAAGAGCTATTTCAAATAGTAAAAGAATGGGAGTATGAAGAGTTTCTTCCATTTATCGAGGAGTTTATTCCAAAAGGTAAAAAGCCCGAGTCAATTGTACTAAAATATGCTAAAAAGAAGAGAGTTGGCAAGAATAGATTTATGATTTGTCCCAGATAAAGTCTATGTTCCTGTATATAATACATGATTCATGAATCAACGAAATGTAGTAAACATAAATTTTCCATTCTTCGGCTTTCACTGTCAGCATCCAAAAAAGCATACGATGGATAACCTGACATTTCTAATATCGCTAATCGTATGTAAACCGCAAGATATGGCtaaattcattcaataCTAACTTTTGTTTAGAGCGGAGGATGCGCTGGTACTTCGACTGATTTAGCATTTTTTCCTATCGATACTTTGAAGACAAGATTGCAAGCAAAAGGAGGATTCTTTGCTAACGGTGGATGGAATGGCATATATAAAGGGCTAGGATCGTGTGTGGTGGCATCTGCGCCTTCGGCATCTTTATTCTTCGTTACTTACGACTATATGAAAACCCAAACTAAAGACAAGACATCACTGCCTGCTGTGGGACATATGATATCTGCATCTTGTGGTGAAATTGCCGCATGTCTTGTGAGGGTACCTGCGGAAGTCATCAAGCAGAGAACTCAAGCAGGTATACATGGAGTTGGAGCCAAAGCATCTTCGTGGTCCAACTTCTTATATTTACTTCAAAACAGATCCGGAGAAGGTTTGATTAGAGGCTTATATAGAGGATGGAATACAACTATATTAAGAGAAATCCCCTTTACGATTATCCAATTTCCCTTGTATGAATggttaaagaaaaaatggGCCGAATATGAAAACGATAAACTATCTTTATTGAAAGGTGCAACGTGTGGTTCTATTGCAGGTGGTATAGCTGCAGCTGTGACCACCCCTTTGGATGTTATCAAGACTAGAATTATGTTAAACAAGGAAAGAGTGAGTCCTATACCGTTGGTTAGAACTATGATCACGGAAGAAGGTTATAAGGTGTTTTTAAACGGCATTGGTCCCAGAACTTGTTGGATAAGTGCAGGAGGTGCTATATTCTTAGGGTGCTACGAGCTAGTGCATACAACTTTAACCTCCTACTATTCGAATAAACGTAAACTACAGCAGTGATCTTAATGATTGTCTTATATAATAAGTTACACAAAAATAGAATTATAGAAAATAGATTTATTTTATCTCCATCATCGGTTCTAAAGACTCATCCTCCTCCTTATTACAAATAGATTTAAGTATCAACCTTACTTTATTTTGATTACAGGTATAATATTTAGAACATGTTATCCAAACAATTAAGAGGTTTATCTATTCTTAGGAATAATCGGGCTAGATGTTCGCTTATTAATGGTGTTCGTCAAATTTCTAGTGGAAATTCGCCATTATCAGCGACCACTTCCGATCCAAGCGGAGTCCATACAGCGACTATTGTTGAGCCACCTGTTGTAGCTCCGCCATCTGGGTCGACGATTACTTTAAAGAGTGCTACTAGAGATGACTCTAAATTTGGTACTAGGCCAATCTACTTAGATGTTCAGGCCACTACCCCCACCGATCCAAGAGTTCTTGATAGAATGTTAGAATTTTATACTGGATTGTATGGTAACCCACACTCTTCTACTCATTCATATGGGTGGGAAACGGATAAGGAAGTCGAAAAGGCACGTAAGTATGTTGCGGATGTTATTAATGCTGATCCAAAAGAGATTATATTCACTTCGGGTGCTACGGAATCTAATAACATGGCAGTTAAGGGTGTTCCTCGTTTCTATAAGAATACCAAGAAGCATATTATTACTACCCAGACCGAACACAAGTGTGTTTTAGATTCTGCCAGGCATATGCAAGATGAAGGGTTTGAGGTCACATACTTGCCGGTTAATGAAGAGGGTTTAATTAGCTTAGACGACTTGCGTAAAAGTATTCGTAAAGATACTTCGTTGGTATCGATTATGGCCGTTAACAATGAAATTGGTGTGGTGCAACCTTTGAAGGAAATTGGTAAGATCTGTAGagagaataaaattttcttccaCACTGATGCAGCACAAGCTTACGgtaaaattgatattgatgttaACGAGAtgaatattgatttgatGTCTATATCTTCACACAAGATTTACGGTCCAAAAGGTATTGGGGCTTGTTATGTAAGAAGACGTCCAAGAGTTAGATTAGACCCAATTGTGACTGGTGGTGGACAAGAAAGAGGTTTAAGATCTGGTACTTTGGCACCGCCATTAGTTGCTGGCTTCGGTGAAGCTTCTAGACTtatgaaagaagaaatggaCGTATGTATTTTTGTTTGATTTCCCAGCCTTAGGCTTTAAATTATGAgataaatatgatgattttggaGCCCTAGCATATGAGAAATATCTCTTCTCTATGCCTTGATGAAATTCTAATTTATGCAAGGATCTGAATTTTGTTCCATTTATTGTCATGGCTGCACTTAGTGTATTTTCATTAGCATTTACTAACCGTTATTTTATAGTATGACCAAGCATATATTCATAGACTCTCTGAGAAATTGAAGGCAGGCTTATTAGCAATTCCATCTACTCAGTTTAATGGATGCTTATCCAACCCAGATTATCAATACCCGGGTTGTGTTAATGTCTCATTTGCCTACATTGAGGGTGAATCTTTATTAATGGCCTTGAAGGATATTGCTTTATCTTCAGGTTCAGCCTGTACTTCTGCATCATTGGAACCATCTTATGTCTTACATGCATTGGGTGCAGATGATGCCTTAGCACATTCTTCTATTAGATTTGGTATTGGTAGATTCACAACAGAAGCTGAGGTCGACTATGTTATCAAGGCTATTACTGAGAGAGTAGAATTTTTAAGAAAAATGTCTCCATTGTGGGAAATGGTTCAAGAAGGGATTGATTTAAATTCCATTGAATGGAGTGGTCATTGAGTTATCCACTCATCTGTTTATAGGTCATATTCATATGTAAATTGTTTATTTAAAGCGAGCACCGGTATCGGCGACGAATGCGCGGTATCGgtaatatttttcaaataatatatgGAATATAAATCGACTCACTGTGTTCAAcacttcttctttttccaAGTTTACAGAAGAAAACTAACAAATAACAATGTCCCAACctgaattaaaaaaatcaaaagtTGATATAAGCAAAACCATCACAGTTTTACCAGGTGATCATGTCGGTGAAGAAGTTTGTAACGAGGCCATCAAAGTCTTACAAGCTATTGAGGATGCTACCCCATACAGAAACATTAAGTTCAATTTGCAAAAACATTTGATAGGTGGTGCCGCAATTGACGCTACTGGTACTCCATTACCAGATGAATCTTTGGAGGCTGCAAAAAATTCTGATGCTGTCTTATTAGGTGCTGTCGGTGGCCCAAAATGGGGTACCGGTTCCGTTAGACCTGAGCAAggtttattaaaaattagAAAGGAATTGAACTTATATGCTAACTTGAGACCATGTAACTTTGCGTCCGATAGCTTATTAGAATTGTCTCCATTAAAGTCTGAGATTGTGAAGGGTACTGATTTTACTGTTGTTCGTGAATTAGTTGGTGGTATCTATTTTGGAGAAAGACAAGAACAAGCAGAATCAGAAGACAAGCAGACTGCATGGGATACTGAAAAGTATTCTACTGAAGAAGTAACTAGAATTACTAGAATGGCAGCATTTATGGCGTTACAACATAATCCACCATTACCAATCTGGTCTTTAGATAAGGCTAATGTTTTGGCGTCTTCAAGATTATGGAGAACAACTGTTGATAAAGTTATGTCTGAAGAATTTCCACAATTAACAATTCAACATCAATTAATTGACTCGGCGGCTATGATTTTGGTTCAATCTCCAACTAAGTTAAATGGTATTATTATCACTTCTAATATGTTTGGTGATATTATTTCTGATGAAGCATCTGTTATCCCTGGGTCATTGGGGCTCTTACCTTCTGCTTCTTTGGCTTCGTTGCCAGATACTAATTCCGCTTTTGGTTTGTATGAACCATGTCATGGTTCAGCTCCAGATTTGACGGAAAACAAAGTTAATCCTGTCGCTACCATATTATCCGTAGCAATGATGTTAAGGTTATCTTTGGATTGTGTACCAGAAGCTGAAGCTTTGGAAAAGGCAGTCGGTCAAGTCTTAGATTCCGGAATAAGAACAGGAGATTTACGTGGTTCAAGCTCCACTAAAGAAGTCGGTGATGCGATCGCGGAAGCAGTCAAGAAGGTATTGAATCAATCAGTCTagttatatttttaaaatatatttagtTATATAGTATAAATTATACATGGGTTTTCTCAAGTTTAATCTGAAAAGTTTAAATGACCATTTAAGATCTCCGATAAGTAAGTCATTGATTCATATGTGGTACTAAAAGAATCGCTTCTAATCGAAGAACTTTGCATATTTTTATGTATCTGAGATGATGGTAATACCTTATCATCACAATCGATAGGAGTTGCTGGAAGGAgcttttcttcaaaattctcATTAATTATTGTTGCATCACTAGAACTCGAATTCATAATCATTGGTGAGTGAGATTTTTTATTCTCCTGACGTTCGATTGGCAAACTACTTGCAAAATCatcagaagaaaaaaattcatcgtCTGAGCTTGTAAGAACAGAGAATCTATGATCATTTTGAAAGCCAAATTTTTTGTTAGAATTAATCAGATgcaaattttcatttaagTTTGGAATATAGTCACTTCTGAAATTAGAATCAATCTGTTTACCAAAgacttcaataatttcagaTGATGCCAAAGATTGTGTTGACATCTCtctattttcatttttcaaagacGTTGGGTTATCACCAAATTGTGCTACCAGTTGATTTTGGGGCGTGTAAAAGGCATCGAAATCTTTAGATTCATAGACATCTCGCATTTCGTCTTCTGTTATATTATCTGAATCGttcaattcaattatatccTCAGTATCCATATGCGCTTCTTCCTTCAATGCTCTGATTTCAGCGTTTAACAATGAGTAATTTTCATTGGAAATTGACACCCAATTTGCCTCACCATCATCGTAAAAGTCTTCTACATTAAATTTTCCATAACCCACATTTTCCAGTCTTCTAGGAATATTAGATGAATGATCATCTGTACTATCTAATATCAGAATTTTCTCGGGCGCTGGTCTATTTTTATGCCTATTTTCATTGTCATTCACTAAGATgattgtattattatttgatcCGAACAGCGAATCAAGGTGCGGTggaaattcaaaatgaGAATTCACATCCAAGGATCCTGAAGTATTTCTTGACTGTTGAACAGAATTGTTGCATTCTTTACGCATTTGTATACCAGTATAATTATCTATATCTCGAGGTATATTAGCTTCAGAAAAACtttgttcttgttctttttcttgttcttgtccttgttcttgttcttgtcCTTGTCCTTGTCCTTGTCCTTGTTCTTGTACTTGTACTTGTTCGTGTACATGCTTTTGTTCTTTTGTTTGTAATTGTGGCACAggtttatataaactagTATACtcatttttctttccaGAAAATGAAGAGCTGTCTTGcaattttgaagtattattattttcatgtATTTCAGTTTTAGGCGTAGAATTTTCTATGCCATCAAAAGACCGTCTCAAAGATCTGAAGACTTTCTTAATCATAGAATTACGTTTGTCTGGTCTTTCTTGTGAACTTTTCTTGacctcaacatccctaGAATTGTTCTTACTTCTTGTAGAGAGCCTTTTTTCCGTCCTTCTTTGTTGCAGACGTTGGTCTCGCgtatttgtatttgaagGTGATATTTTATTCATGTAGACTTCTGGTATCGATATAATTTCTGACACATTTCTAGTTTTGGGtcttgaaattgaatcagTACTTTTGTTTTTAGCAATTTCTTGTCTATGTTCGTTTAGCTTTATTTCGTCAATTTGtgtaaaaatatttgcaCAATAATTTATGTCATAGGCATATCCTTGAGTAagcatttttgaaatattactAAATGTGTTAAATAATAGACTAAAATTCTTAACTATTACTTCTTTCAAGCAAACTTGTAAAtcattagaagaaataatttcgTTCAATTCAAATGTTTCAGCTCTATTAAAACCAACCatatgaatttgatgatcattaataaaagaTGCATTTAATACAAAATGAACagtttgattttcttcaaaatatttcttcgGATCATGAATCGATAAATTCAAGTACAATGCCATAGGAGATTTACAACTTTCTTCCTGATATGCAGATAGTTCTTGGGCAATAGAATAAATATGTAGTTTCGGATCGTTTGATCTAAACAAATGGAATGGTTTCCTTTTATTTAGTActgttgatttatttattagCTCTATAATTTTGCATCCATCGACATTTCCCCTATCGCTCCCAtctaaaatttcataatttttaCTAATAGTACTATTTTCTGCATTATTGTTTTTGAATCCTGTCTTggaaatatttacaaattttaaaaattcttgaGTCTTTGAGGTGATAGGGGATACTCCTTTGTAAGTAGTTGTAATTACCTCATTTATGATGCACCAACAATTTACTTCCATTGTTGGTAACAGCTTCAAATTTGGTAATGGCTTATCATTCACTAGCGAATGCATTAAAATGTCAGAAACACAGAGATTCTTcattgattcattatttctCTCGTTATAATACGAATCATCCACAATAGTTAAAAATAGTATATGATCtgaaaatataatcaaGATATCCAAATCATAAAATGTATCGTTCAAGGGTTTAATGTTTCTCATTTCATAAATTCCAACAACTTTACGCGCCAACCACCCATATTGCAATTCGGGTGGCCAGTTAGACGCCAATTCTGTTAATATTTTTCCCGTTGGTGTAAAGACTCTTTGTCTGATATCTATCTTTGTTTGATTATTCTCCTCCTCAAATCCAAATGCATCAATAACATCGACGGCagaattgaaatacttCTCGATTGTAAAAAACTCGTTGCTTGgatcatcttcaaaattgcTCAATTTCgtcttttcaaaaatgattGAATCCTTCAACCTGACAAGTATCAACTTAAGTTTTGGCAATTCTAGTAGAGACCCAGCTACAATTGAGTCAATATCCCGTATGCCAAGATTCCCTTTGTTTATCATAGtgttttcaaatattttcttattatttttacTGTGAAATTTGGCTAAATTATCTCTAAAGTTCTTTAAATTTGCTTCATGCCTAATAAATGCTTTATAGAAATATGGCATTATCGTACCAACAGCTTTCATTATTTCAACATATCCAAAAGCCGATGCCTTTTTCAACGAATCATGCAATATACAGTTTATTCTAGTGATCTCATCTATTGTTGGAGGGAAAActtgattaatttttgtaattcCTGAAGATGATGTTGCAGCTAAAACGTGGATACGCAATGgaatgataaaattctgTAACAAGTTCACTAATCTCATTGTAAAATTCGTTTGAACAGTAAGTAACTCACTTataattgtatttattagTTCGTTGTTTTTTATCTGAGGCAGAATAGCATCTACTGGTACGGTATAAGAAAATTCCATAATCTCTGGTGAATACTCCAATAATGGATCAAATAGCTGCTCCAACTGAGACCCAATTAAGAACACTAATTTATTGTTCTCTTCGACTATTTTATCGCTTGTTTCTGAAGATGCATTATCATAAATCACATCTAAAACTGTAGATTGTATACAATGAGTTTGAAGTAAGCCTAATTCTAAGAGCTTCaatccaaatttttctgGTTTCTTCTCAGAAATCAATTGCATATTATTTGCTAAGCTACCCGCATAGGTTTCATCCCAGCTTTTGTTGACATAAAAATTTCCTGGACTATTTACAAGCTTGTTGTAGTTCTTCAAGTTAGTTATAGCTAAGCTTCTTCTAACGTTAGATTTCTGATAACTGGGCAATAAATTTTCACAACTTGGCCAGAATCTCGATCTGGCATCTAATACTAAATTGTCATAAGATGTAACGCCAAATTTACTAAAGGACGTAGTGTTTAACTTTCCCGTATGCGAGTTTTCGTAAACCATAATTATAACATTTCCGAACAAACTTTCATCGTATCCTTTAAAATATGCTGCCTTTGGGAATATAGCTAACCACTCTTCAATacttttttctttaaatttatatagcGTATCGGAAGTGCTAAACTGGCCTAATAATGGAGAAATTTGTATTCGTCCCACCTTGTCGTCATGTTTCCTACTTTCGCTTGCCTTTTCAAAATACGTCTTATCGTATTCTCCTGAGGCATATCGATGGTAGACACTCATCTCTTCTGTTCAAGAGTTAATTACTTCTCTATTAAGCCta
This is a stretch of genomic DNA from Debaryomyces hansenii CBS767 chromosome G complete sequence. It encodes these proteins:
- a CDS encoding DEHA2G11000p (weakly similar to uniprot|P25558 Saccharomyces cerevisiae YCL014W BUD3 Protein involved in bud-site selection and required for axial budding pattern), with amino-acid sequence MSVYHRYASGEYDKTYFEKASESRKHDDKVGRIQISPLLGQFSTSDTLYKFKEKSIEEWLAIFPKAAYFKGYDESLFGNVIIMVYENSHTGKLNTTSFSKFGVTSYDNLVLDARSRFWPSCENLLPSYQKSNVRRSLAITNLKNYNKLVNSPGNFYVNKSWDETYAGSLANNMQLISEKKPEKFGLKLLELGLLQTHCIQSTVLDVIYDNASSETSDKIVEENNKLVFLIGSQLEQLFDPLLEYSPEIMEFSYTVPVDAISPQIKNNELINTIISELLTVQTNFTMRLVNLLQNFIIPLRIHVLAATSSSGITKINQVFPPTIDEITRINCILHDSLKKASAFGYVEIMKAVGTIMPYFYKAFIRHEANLKNFRDNLAKFHSKNNKKIFENTMINKGNLGIRDIDSIVAGSLLELPKLKLILVRLKDSIIFEKTKLSNFEDDPSNEFFTIEKYFNSAVDVIDAFGFEEENNQTKIDIRQRVFTPTGKILTELASNWPPELQYGWLARKVVGIYEMRNIKPLNDTFYDLDILIIFSDHILFLTIVDDSYYNERNNESMKNLCVSDILMHSLVNDKPLPNLKSLPTMEVNCWCIINEVITTTYKGVSPITSKTQEFLKFVNISKTGFKNNNAENSTISKNYEILDGSDRGNVDGCKIIELINKSTVLNKRKPFHLFRSNDPKLHIYSIAQELSAYQEESCKSPMALYLNLSIHDPKKYFEENQTVHFVLNASFINDHQIHMVGFNRAETFELNEIISSNDLQVCLKEVIVKNFSLLFNTFSNISKMLTQGYAYDINYCANIFTQIDEIKLNEHRQEIAKNKSTDSISRPKTRNVSEIISIPEVYMNKISPSNTNTRDQRSQQRRTEKRLSTRSKNNSRDVEVKKSSQERPDKRNSMIKKVFRSLRRSFDGIENSTPKTEIHENNNTSKLQDSSSFSGKKNEYTSLYKPVPQLQTKEQKHVHEQVQVQEQGQGQGQGQEQEQGQEQEKEQEQSFSEANIPRDIDNYTGIQMRKECNNSVQQSRNTSGSLDVNSHFEFPPHLDSSFGSNNNTIILVNDNENRHKNRPAPEKISILDSTDDHSSNIPRRSENVGYGKFNVEDFYDDGEANWVSISNENYSLLNAEIRALKEEAHMDTEDIIELNDSDNITEDEMRDVYESKDFDAFYTPQNQSVAQFGDNPTSLKNENREMSTQSLASSEIIEVFGKQIDSNFRSDYIPNLNENLHSINSNKKFGFQNDHRFSVLTSSDDEFFSSDDFASSLPIERQENKKSHSPMIMNSSSSDATIINENFEEKLLPATPIDCDDKVLPSSQIHKNMQSSSIRSDSFSTTYESMTYLSEILNGHLNFSD